The genomic stretch ATGCAAAGAATTCCAAATCCTGAACTCTCCCTTGACTCCACTAGGTTCTCCACTtcttttccatcttcttccttcatcATATCACCTCAAGTGAATCCTAATTTAAACGTCAAAGTGATTTACTGAAGTGCCTTTCAGATCCCCTCATTCTCCTATATTTGATGGGAAGGGGAAAACTCAACCTTTCTGTATGGACGTGTGATCCTCTTTCTTTGCACCTTGAACATTGATATACAACTGGAAACGAGCTGTTCCACAGATTATTTAACTAGTAATTTAGAAAAATGAAAAGTTCTTTTGCTTTCCAGTTTATATCCTTTGATTGAATTTCATTGTCTTAATTGCTGTCCACTGCCATCGCTGTCAACGTTGGAAATGCATCATTTCTAATACTATAGCAATTCTGTTCAATACAGTGCTCACTGTTCAGACTAAATATTAGCAAAAAGCAAGAATAGGAATTATAGAACAAAATATTCCACAAGCAAGCATGATTGACGGCTAAGAACAAGCTACCTAATCTTCAGACTTCAAAATCCATTCTACATCCAGATTCAGGGTCCATTTCTCCTCCCAGCTTCCATGGAGTCGAGAATTGTGCTTGTGTTTCTCGCATATCTCCCATCCTGATGTCCAGATGCAACAGCTACACTTTCAACCTCCGAAGGCCTCGTGCGCAAGGAGCTTGCAGCAAATGGCTGCAATGGCACATTGTCCCTGGCATCAGACACTGCCTGCAAGTACGCATGGGGCAACCAACCTGCACAGCCACATTAAGCCTGAATCATCACTCCACCTGAACGAACTAGGAAAGAAACTGACCAGCAGTACCTTGTAGGTCGTACGGGGGAGGGAAAAATTGCAGGTAACAAAATGAAGCCACCACCAATCCTGCACAAAAGTGTAAACAGATTAAAAGAAAGTCACACAGAACTTTGGCAATTGAGGCTCTCAGCGACCAATTTGGTTCTGAAACAAACCTAGGAAACCTCCTGTAAATACGTCTTGCCAATGATGCCAATAGTCATCCACTCTGGAAATCGCCACGAGTGCTGCGGCGAGCAGAGGAAGAAACACTATGCACAGCTTTGCAACATGGCCTCTGCCATCAAAAGCCTTGAGCTTTCCCGCCAGGTACCATGATAGGAAACCGAGACCCGCGAAAGACCCTGCAAGAAGAAGATGCTACACTGATAAAAGatcttatttttttgataattaaAGTGTTCGGGCATAGCTTACACGAGGAGTGCCCACTCGGAAAACTCTTGTGCCCTTCTCTGATGACACTTTTCTCGCCATGGCATATTGCCCGAGTGGTGTTGGGTTCATAGTTCTGCAGGAGAAGATCGATTTGTTATGGTGATTCATCGGTCTCAAATATATTGACTAGGACTCACAGGAACCCCATCGGGAAAGCAACGCCAGTAGAAGTCTGGCCTCGGTCGACCAACAGCGTCCTTGATCGCATCAGTTATAACTCCGGTTATGAGCACCGAGAAAAGCAATCCTGATCGTGTCGTGCGTCAGCGCAGAGTGAAAGAGGTAAATGAACCTTGAAGCAGAGGAGAAGAAACGCACCTAATATGGCATTGTGCAGATCAAAAACATTCCTCCTTCTGAAGTAGATTGCTAGAATAATTGAGAAAGGTAACAGAACTGCGAGTATCtgccaggaagaagaagaagaagaagatagtgTTACGCGATGAACAAAGCCGACAGACACTTTTAACCAGTTGAAAGAAACTAGAAGCGTCGCACAGGAACAGCCCAAAACGGCACTGTGTTCTTCTTCAATGGGTACATAAAATCTGTCATCATGTCTTGTGCCACGAACCGATGGAAAGGTTCGATGAGGTTTAGACATCCATCTACTATcgcgaggaggatgaggatgaccCAGTCATGCATGTGGAACCTTGCAAGTTTAGCCCCATGGGATCTCAATGAGTGACCTCCTAACTGAATATCTGGCATTTTAACCTGATTGTGGTGGAGAAAAAATACTTTTCAATATCGACAAACTGTAAAGAAACATGCACAAACAAGATTCTGAAATGAGAAAACATACAATCGATTCTGTAAAATAAACCTTTCTCTTGTGAAAGAAAGGATTCCCCGGATCAAATTTGAAAGAATAAAACCTTTATTTGTAAGATGAGAAATTTCTGAAGAACTCGACAGCTGAAGTAGGATcaagaaattaaaattacaaGAAAGGAAACACGAAAGAGGAACAAAACAAAGAGAAGCCTAGGAAGGTATATGATTGTTTTCCTTTGAAACTAAACGAGACGACACAACACTTGAACTACAATTCTAAGAAGGATCAGAAAAACAATAACAGAACCAATAGaagtaaaaaatttaacaaaaagaAAGCTTCTCACTGCTCTTCTCGGGTGTCAAAGAGAACTTGTTCGCCTCTGCAACCAACTTAATTATCACAGAACCAAGAAAGTCTCAAGGAGGAGGAGAAGTTTCTACTCCTTGAGGAGGAGTTTCCGAGTTGGTGAGCAGACACGGTGGGAGATTATTTATGTTGCTTCCAAGATTTGAGCTGAGGAAGGAACAGATCGAAGAGGAAGACGCGTTGTCTTCTTCTATTTCAACGCCACTCTTTTTTTACTGGTACAAAATGAAGCTGAAATCAGATGCTGAATCGGGAAGGCAACTACATGGGGAGGTGATGGCCTTGGTCAACCATTAGATCCTAAGGCACACGTGTCTAAGTGGTATTCGTCCAAGTCGACGGCCTAAATTTGATTCATCTTAATTTCGTATTTAGAAATGAGAACTTACTTAACTTTCTGATAATTTCGTATTTTAAATTCATCCAAAGAATCTCCTAAGTTTTAAAAGTATATATTTGTATTTGTGTCCatggtttttttttattatattaaatattgaaaatttcaaaatattttttaaaaacaatttttatgAAGTAAACAAGGCCTCAATCAATATGAGCTAAGATAAGGACCAGgttttcaaataaataaataaataaatagttcaTAGTTGGCGTCCTAATCTTGGCATCTAACTTGATTTTATTATTTATCAGTCAATAACTGGCCAAAACATGACCTGTCTGCGACAATAATTTGAGACTTGAGCAGGacctataaatttaaaattaaaatatatatatatctttatatgtttttattttttattttattaaaaaataagtcCTACAGACTTGGCACAGGATGATCCAGTACAGCCCTGAAATTAGCTGATCAAGCTCAAACACTGTTTTTGACTTTGAACATCAATTCATCTCCTTCGCGCCACAGCCGCCTCGCCTGTCTTTAAGCAACGTAATCAGCTTAGGCAtcgccttcttcctcttcttgatcacAACCAGCGGAGAACGAACATGCCAAGCGGCAGGTGACGACGGAATCCTCCTCAATTTGGTGCATGATCTTGATTTATTTAGCTTTATTTTTTTAGGGATTTCCGGCTCATCGCTATCTTCTTTGATTTCGTCCTCCTCTTCCGAACCATGTAGTTCTTGTTCTTGTTCAGTTACCGCGTTCATTTCCTTGTGAATCTTTCGTGCTTCCGCGTCTTTGAGCTCCATGTTCTTCCTCTCCACCAGGTCAGCCTCAGCTGCTGCCGCCCTCTCCCGTTCCACGACCGCCGCAACCCACGCCACCGCGGCCACCACCTTCTTCTCCGCCACCACTCGAGATGCCCTGCCCCTCCGCACCAGGTACTTGTGCTCGCTCCTCGAAATGCTTATCGTCGATCCGAATTGGAGCAAGAAAGCTCTCGTCTTGACGGCTCTCTCGACCACATTCTTCAGCTTCTTGAGCGCCATGGCCTCCGACGCTTTAGCCGTGCATAGCGTTCGCACCGAAGCCAGCGACTTTTCCTCGATTTCTGACTCGATCTTATGCATTTGTCCTTTGATTCCATTGTTTTCTTTGCGGATTCCTTCTCGTTCTTTCTCCGCGGCCTCTGTTTCGGCTCGAAGTCTCTGTATCTCAGCTGACAAACTGGAAGAGGATGTGCTCATCCTCTCATGACCCGCCATCAAACCTTCAAACTTTGTCTTGGCTTTCAGAAGCTCAGAGTTGAGTCGCACGACCTTGGATTCAGCTCTCTGCTCTAGTTCCTTGAGCAGATTAGTTTCTGCGTTGATCTGAACCATCTCCTTTCTAGTCAAATCCATCGCGTTCATGAAGTGAAAGCTCTCTCCCTTGATCAACGCCAACTCTTGTTTTGCCGCCGAGAGCTCTGTTTCTTCCTGCAATTTGGGCATCCGAATCGAACCTAACTCTGTTTGCAGAGCAGCGATTGCCAAATTAGTGATGGCGAGTTCAGATTCGAGTTCCTGCTGCTGCCGGACCTCTCGATTAAGATCTTTGATTGTCGATTTAACAGTCGCAATTCTCTGGGCAAACTTATCGGCCACAGCAGCACTTTGCGACTCGAATTCGTCATGCTCCCGCTCAGCCTCAATCCTGGCAAGCACAACTAGCATGTGCTCTTCATCCGAGGCCTCAATCTGCCTCCTTAGCTGCTCTACGGACTCCAAAAGCTGCGCGGCTCTTGAACTCAAGGCTTCGGCTTCCTTCTCAGCATTGGCTTTAGCTTTCTTGGCGGAGGCCATCTCGAGCTTTAGCCTGCTCAATTCATGTTTCGTCATGACGAGTTCCTGTGTTGTGAATTTGCTTCCTGAGCACAGATTAATCAAAATGGATCGACGTGAATAAACTTTGATGAGTGTACCtcttgaggaggaagaagctgGCTCTTGTGTTGCTTCTCTGCTTTTTCACCAACTTGAAGTTTGTCACTATACTCCACCAACCGAACACCTTGTGAGCTCTGGGATTGCCTTGCAGCCATTCAAAACCCACAGTCTGCAGGCTAAAGATAAACAAATGGTAACTTTACCTGTGCATGGATCGGAAAGCTAGGGAAACCATTCAAATTTTGTCCGACTTTTGTGTAATGCAAAGGTTTTGTTTGGCTGACAATGTCCGAAACGCTATCTTCTCTGTGCGGTGCTCACAAGCTTCATTCTGATTAATCCTTAATCAGAAGAAGACAAAATTATATCACACGTCTGGTTCTGATCTCTGCAAAAATATAAGACAAAATAAATGAGTGAGTATTAGATTAACCCCTAAAAGGTTAAAAATAATGCAGTCAGAAGAAATTCTGATTTATTAACTTACATGTTTGCCAAAATGAAATGGCACCTGATACTTGTGTAGAATAGTGCCACCAGAATATGTTGTATGGTTGATTTAGTACACAAATAATCAGCAAATGATGGATTTATGAGGGGCAAGTAGTTGCCAATCACAACATCTTGAAGATAAAAGCagcaatataaaataaaaatgacgCTACTTAATATACATTTTCAGATAAGTTTCTACACGTCTGGGAATGAGAAAAACATACAACAAACTTCGAATATAAATCCTTAGTCAATATGGATGATGTCGCAGGCTGCGGTCCTTGTGTGATCTCATGACAAGAGATTTTGAAATCCATGAACTATTGGATCCCGATGGCTCGTCTGATAACCAACAACACAAGCGACCATCTTCACCTCCAGTCCAACAGAAAATGTTATTTTTCGAAATGGAGCGTTGAGTTCCTGAAGCAGGCAAGACAGTTCTGACAACTCCAGCATGTCCACCCTCAAGAATAGCTTCTGCAACCCCAATTGTTCCAGCATGATCATTGTGGATGGGGAAGTACCCAAGAGTCCCTGAGCCCGTGCCACCAATCACCCATAGCCGATCATCAATTTCAGAGTAATGGCAATCAACGAAATAATCTATCTGCCAAAAGGAAATGATAGATTATAGTATCTCCAAAGAAATATTCTTACAAATGATCAAAAAGATGCAAGTGATGTGAACacgggaaaaaaaaaagaacagttATTTTTCAGGGCTACATACGTTATACAGGAACAGCTGCCTCAAATATATATGATATATCCCTCTTGAAACACTTTTATCATATACCCTCATGAAGTCCCCACAtcctaacccattaatccaattcTTTTGGCAATATTATTGCATACCAATAGGGCGGTGATGAACTGAACATTTGTTCATATAGGGTGGTGATGAACtgaacgttcgtgaacaagctagGTGTTCAGCTTAATAAGAGCTTGTTCATATTCACTcacacaaaattaattaaataaaccagcttgaacaactcattaaactaaacaaacaagtttgaacgcATGTGTTCAGCTTGTTAATGTCCGTGAACAACATTCGTAAATAATATTCGTGAATCATATTCATTAAGAAAACCcttatcaatatgctaaataaacaaaaaaaaccatctaaaatgaacaaataaatttgaattatcaatatcaatcaaacaaacaaaagtttcaaacaatcaaacaaatttgaattaAGAATAcaataacatctaaataaaccaAGTTTAAGCCAAACTTGgtgacaaaaggcgaatacgctcgcccccagcgcccctgccaacccgtcctagggccaacacggaggaggtaaatcacgggcggctactagcctttggaatagtgactagcacataagggaggcatttacctcgattttgccgagattcgaaccccagacctcattgtggcaacacttcatgcgctagccactagacccatccgaggggacaagttcaagccaaacttgaattgagagatcGATAACaattaaatgaataaagctcaagccaggcttgaaccaagctcaagcttataaaaaataaaccaagccaagtttgaacaatcatttcaaaggcTTAGTTCGTTTTAGGCtcggctcggttaccttatcataAGGGtatcaaaaatgaacccgacccgacaaCCTAACCCgaatcgacccgaaaaaaatcaagttcgggttgggcattttcgggttcaagtcgggttcgggttggagggttttcGGATTAAAAATTTTTGGGTTGGGTTgcgttgggtcgggtcgggttcgagttgacccgggttgacccaaATATAGGGTTTAGTGGGAGATTTTTTGGGTTAAATcgcattttattttgaaaattaagatgtttttatgtatactaatatcaatgttagtatgataatgatgaaatattgagataaaagtgaagaattatagggaaaatagccccaaaaagtcattttgaatcggattttcagATTATCCGAGTCGAGTTCGGGTTTAGGGCTTTCGGGTTGAATTCGAGTTCGGGTCGGGtacgggttgggttaaaaaaaaatcaacccgACCCAATCCGACccaacccacccgaattgacacccttacCTTATcaaaacaagcttgaacacctcaaagcttggcttggcttggcttggcttgtttacagccctaagtGATACCAAACAATTTCTTCAAACAATTCTCTGGCCCTGAAAACATGGAAAGTCAGAGAACTGCCTGAAGTTCATGGAAAATCTCAGTGATTTTCTGACTTAAACAAGGTGGAAATCAACTAAAGCAATATTCCAATAAGGTGGTCTATGGTATAATTTTGTTCCCTCATAATTTTGCAATTGAAAATATTCATTACCCTATAGACTAAGAAGAATTAAATGCATATACCCagtttttttatcataaaaaaatagTATTGCAAAACTCATTAATTTTAAATGTCATAGCACATGCCAAACATGACAATGCATGGCTACCAATGTTACTGTGATAATCCATCTATACCATAATACAAATTATGTTGCAGCATTATTTGTCAATGCACAAAATGCCACCAAAAATGGTATAAAGTATTGCATAAAGCAGATGGCTTTATGCACAGACGAAGATGCAAGCGCAAAGAGTGATGGTAATTATAGTCCAAGACTAAAGCTTACAGTACTATAGCTGTTGATCAAAAGAAACAGTCAAAAAACATACATCATCGAGATTCCACTTATTGGAAGCGAGCGAACGAGCATCTTCAAAATTCACTTCTCTTCTTGCATTTCTCCAATCCCAAATGCTGCAGGCATAGAATAACAAACTACTTGACACATAAATATAAAACAACACAATTATAATAAGATTAGGAAGATAGATCATCTTTGAGTGAAAAGGAAAATATTGTagaagaaaaatattaaattaatatataaatttaaataggaAAATgacaacaaaaaattaaaattaaatcaatataGCATCatcaaattataaaaaaattgaagCTACGTAATATGATATCTACAGAAATTACTCAGACAAGGAGCATTCGACTAATATAAAAGAAATCAATGTCACTAACAAAAATTACCTCAATGTCTCTAGATGTGTCATACACCAAAGCTTCTGATTCATGGTTCCAAAGAATCCTATTTTTGCAATTGAAGTTTCCACATTCATCACCTACAGCAATAaagataaaactatttttaaaaaaataacctaCATGTGCAAATTGTCATCTTTTGAGGCTTAATACATTGCAAGCTCATGCCTCTGACACCATGAGATAGGAGCTCATGGTCATCTGCATCTTGCAAATTATCAGCTCTCTGACTTATCCCGGGGAGAGATTCTCTCCAGATTCATCAACATGCTAACAGAATTTGTAATAAAATCTAATAATGTGAAGTAAAGAAGCTGCTGTAAGATCTATTCTGACAAAATTGAGCTTAATAGAGACTTCAAATTTGAGAGGCTAAACCAAACAACAGTCTAAGATAAGAATTTAATGAATATTAACAGTGAGAACTTGAGAATCAGGAAAGCATTTTACTAGTCGTTCTATGAAAATGCTGTGGAGAAATAAAAGCAAATTCA from Zingiber officinale cultivar Zhangliang chromosome 5B, Zo_v1.1, whole genome shotgun sequence encodes the following:
- the LOC121983896 gene encoding lipid phosphate phosphatase 2-like, encoding MPDIQLGGHSLRSHGAKLARFHMHDWVILILLAIVDGCLNLIEPFHRFVAQDMMTDFMYPLKKNTVPFWAVPILAVLLPFSIILAIYFRRRNVFDLHNAILGLLFSVLITGVITDAIKDAVGRPRPDFYWRCFPDGVPNYEPNTTRAICHGEKSVIREGHKSFPSGHSSWSFAGLGFLSWYLAGKLKAFDGRGHVAKLCIVFLPLLAAALVAISRVDDYWHHWQDVFTGGFLGLVVASFCYLQFFPPPYDLQGWLPHAYLQAVSDARDNVPLQPFAASSLRTRPSEVESVAVASGHQDGRYARNTSTILDSMEAGRRNGP
- the LOC121983898 gene encoding protein PLASTID MOVEMENT IMPAIRED 2-like yields the protein MTKHELSRLKLEMASAKKAKANAEKEAEALSSRAAQLLESVEQLRRQIEASDEEHMLVVLARIEAEREHDEFESQSAAVADKFAQRIATVKSTIKDLNREVRQQQELESELAITNLAIAALQTELGSIRMPKLQEETELSAAKQELALIKGESFHFMNAMDLTRKEMVQINAETNLLKELEQRAESKVVRLNSELLKAKTKFEGLMAGHERMSTSSSSLSAEIQRLRAETEAAEKEREGIRKENNGIKGQMHKIESEIEEKSLASVRTLCTAKASEAMALKKLKNVVERAVKTRAFLLQFGSTISISRSEHKYLVRRGRASRVVAEKKVVAAVAWVAAVVERERAAAAEADLVERKNMELKDAEARKIHKEMNAVTEQEQELHGSEEEDEIKEDSDEPEIPKKIKLNKSRSCTKLRRIPSSPAAWHVRSPLVVIKKRKKAMPKLITLLKDRRGGCGAKEMN